A stretch of Aythya fuligula isolate bAytFul2 chromosome 1, bAytFul2.pri, whole genome shotgun sequence DNA encodes these proteins:
- the GAP43 gene encoding neuromodulin, with protein sequence MLCCMRRTKQVEKNEDGDQKIEQDGIKPEDKAHKAATKIQASFRGHITRKKLKGEKKGDAPASESEAADKKDEGPAGGAAENKESEAPAATEAAAADSTQLEEGSKDSSAPAEEKKGDGAADTGSEQPAPQAATPAASSEEKSAAAAAAETESATKASTDNSPSLKADEAQDKEEPKQADVPAADTTATTTPAAEDATAKATVQPQMETVESSQTEEKTDAVEETKPTESAQQEEVKEEESKADQENA encoded by the exons GTTGAAAAAAACGAGGATGGGGACCAAAAGATTGAGCAAGATGGCATCAAACCAGAAGATAAAGCCCATAAGGCAGCCACCAAAATCCAGGCCAGCTTCCGCGGACACATAACAAGGAAAAAGCTCAAGGGAGAGAAGAAGGGGGATGCCCCGGCGTCTGAGAGCGAGGCCGCCGACAAGAAGGACGAAGGCCCTGCTGGCGGAGCGGCCGAGAACAAAGAGAGCGAGGCTCCCGCTGCCACAGAGGCTGCCGCCGCTGACAGTACCCAGCTGGAGGAGGGCAGCAAAGACAGCAGCGCGCCAGcggaggagaaaaaaggagacGGAGCCGCTGACACGGGCTCggagcagccagccccacaggctgccactcctgctgcctcctcggAGGAGAAGtccgctgctgccgccgccgccgaaACGGAAAGTGCCACTAAAGCTTCCACTGATAACTCGCCGTCCTTGAAGGCTGACGAAGCCCAAGACAAAGAGGAGCCTAAACAAGCCGACGTGCCTGCTGCTGacaccactgccaccaccacccctgcCGCAGAGGATGCTACTGCCAAGGCAACAGTGCAACCCCAAATGGAGACAGTGGAGAGCAGCCAAACCGAAGAGAAGACAG ATGCTGTAGAAGAAACCAAACCTACTGAAAGTGCCCAGCAGGAAGAGGTGAAAGAAGAAGAGAGCAAGGCGGACCAAGAAAATGCCTGA